From Aegilops tauschii subsp. strangulata cultivar AL8/78 chromosome 5, Aet v6.0, whole genome shotgun sequence:
CTTTGTTCCGTCAGTCTAAGGCAAAGCTTAAGTGGTTTTTCATGATATATGATTATTTTTACATATTACGATAACGTGCAATTTCAGTGTAAAGTTGTGCATAAGTTTTTTAGAAATCCATTATTGCAGTTACACTATGTGTAAATTATACTAGAATGCAAATAATGCATTATTATATGCTTATTCTTCGCATATTTCAAAAAGTGCAATTTCAGTGCGAATTGTGTGCATGTTTTGgaagtttttttctttttcattttgtTTCTTCTTAAAGAGTTTCATTTTTTTTTTTGGAAACAtcattattttgattttgtttCACTTTTTTTCTTAAtgggtaataccaatgccacgAATTCATTCTTTCGTAGAAAACTTTATTATTTACTTATTTATTATTTGTTTTAGTTTACACTATTATACATTTATTCTTGTAtattataaagaatgcaatttctgTGTGAGTTGTGTCCAATTTTTTTATcattttgtttaaattatttttcATTTATTTCTTTTTGAATGGTAATACCAATGCCAATAATTTGTGCAAATTTAATTCGTTTCTCCTTTAAAAAGGTCTTTTAATTTTGAATTAGTTTTAGTATTAATTATGCTCCATCTGCACAACCAAAAAGCTAATGATGATTGTCTGTGGCGCATGTGTGTGTATGTATGTGGGCGTGTCTACATGTTTATGTGCGCATGGTGCCTACATGTGCGTGCTCTTGCGTCACAGTCTACTATAGTTTTGACTTCCAAAGCTCACGTTTTCATGTATGCTTTGAGATGAATATATACTCACTCAATTTTTATGCAATGTGTGTGCGGTTCATATCGCTATTTAAAGTTGCGCTACTATATGTTTATTTTTACATATTATAAAATAATACAATTTCTGCAACAATCATGTTTTTTCATTATTTGTTTTATGTGCTTTTACATTTTCTTTCATCTTTTGTGCAATGCAATACCATGCTACTAACCACGGCCAGCCGGAGCTAGGTAGCTCATAGAGGGACGCGTCAAGCCGGAGCTAGCTAGCAAACGCGCCACGGCCAGCCAGAGATAAGCTAGctcacgcacgcacgcacacgctGCATGTCCAAAAGAAAGGATGACTTGCCCAAATCTAATTCAATCAACTGACTGGTAGTCAGTCTCGCTAGTTTGACCCTTTGAGGAACTGGGGAacgcaccggcatgagaaaagaATTCCTACGTGCACGGGAGGTCCCGTGCCTCCATCCACCCTTGCTTCCCTTGGAGATTCGAGTGCATGCAAATCGCCTTCCCCATATGCATgtattatactccctccattccaaaatataatgTGTTCGCGCTGCTGAGGTcgaactttgaccataaatttaaccaacgagaccgacTGCAGCGGGagaaaaaattatataattgaaaaCTTTTTTTGAATACGAATTCACTGGTATAACTTTTGCTCCCGCCACAATCggttttgttggttaaatttatggtcaaagttgaagCACGGGAATAGAGGAAGCACTATACtttggaacggagagagtacatgaTTGTATAGTCATTCTTTCCATATGTATGCTGACTACTTTTTGTGCAGGCATCTTTAGCAAAGGTCTAGCCTAGAGGCAAATAACATAGACCACTCTACCATGCAACGCACCACACACCAATGGCAGATTTTTCTGTGCGAGTGAAATTATATTTTCTAAACGAGTGAAATAATTTTTTTGACGAGAGAATTTATTATCTAAAGTTAAATCGTTGTTTTGAAATGAATGAAATATGCTTTTGGAATGGGTGAAACTAGATTTTGAAATGAGTAAAATTTGTGTTTTGAAGTGATGAGTGAAATAAGTCTTCTGAAACAAGTGAAATATGTTTTTTTTATGGGTGAAATCAGATTTTTCTGTACCagtgattttttttaaatgagTGAAATAAGTTTTTTTTTAATGAGAGAATTTTTTTTCTGAAGTTAAATCATTGCTTTGAAATGAGTGGAATGTGTTTTTGAAGTGGATGAAACCATATTTTGAAATGAGTAAAATTTGTGTTTTGAAATGATTAGTGAAATAAGTCTTCTGAAACAAGTGAAATATGTTTTTTGAAACGGGTGAAATTAGTATTTTCAAATGAGTAAAACTGGTGTTTTGAAACGATGAGTGAAATATGTTTTTCTATTTGACTAAAATCAGTTGTTTGAAATGAGTGAAAACATTTTTCTGAATTGTGTGAAATGAGTGAAATTGCTTCCTTGAAATAAGTGACTTTTTTAGTTGTGTGGACTAAGTATTTTGAATTAAGTGAAATGAATGATTTAGAAAATATTGAATTATGTTATTTGAAATAAGTGAAAACATTTTTCTGAATTGTGTGAAATGAGTGAAATTGCTTCCTTGAAATAAGTGACTTTTTTAGTTGTGTGAATAAGTATTTTGGAATTAAGTGAAATTAATTATTTAGAAAATATTGAACTATGTTATTTCAAATAAGTGAAAACATTTTTTCGAATTGTGTGAAATGAGTGAAATTGCTTCCTTGAAATGAGTGACTTTTTTAGTTGTGTGGAATAAGTATTTTGAATTAAGTGAAATTAATGATTTAGAAAATATTGAATTATGTTATTTGAAATAAGTGAAATATGTTGTTTGAAACAAGTGAAATCATTCTTTTTGAAAATGATTAAAAATATTTATTGTAATTGAGTGAAACAAGTCTTCTAAAATTAAGTGAAAGTGTTTCCAAATGAGTGAAATCATCGTTTTGAAATGAGTGAAATATGTTTGTTAGAAATGAGTGAAAtatgtttcatgaattttagaacTGCTTAAAACATATTCAAATTTGATCTTGTTTCAAAGGTCTCGACatcaaaaattcaaatatgtAAAAAGATTTAAAAATAAAATTTTATTTCGTAAGATACAAATGAATTAATCTCACAATAAAAATGAGTACTAGCTTTTCTATGGGTGGAGAGAGAATCATGTTTCCACGCAGTCAATTTCATGTTCTCTCTCAGACCTAAAGCTGATACATCTCAGAACCCATTCTATGAGTATCTGACTGGATGGCTGGTGTATTCTACGGTAGATGAAGGCACGGGATTCTACGGCATGAAGGCATGGGAGGTCCCGTGCACGGGATTCTATGAGACCAGGTCTTACGGGTTAGCAGGTGAGACCCGCCCTGATGGATGACACGTGGcattcacaaatcacaaagcatctaCCCCACCCCCCATTTGAATCATCAGAGGAAGAGAGATTAGATGCTTTGTGATTTACGAATGCCACGTGTCATCCATCAGGGCGGGTCTCACCTGCTAAATATGAGACCTGGTCTCATATAATTTTTTTCCCTGGAGGGAAAGAGTGCCGGGCGTGGCGAAAGGAATCCCGAAGGGTGCTCCTATTGATGACACGCAGCACCCTGACCCTGTGTCTTCTACGCCGCCGGGGTGCCCGGACCTGCTTTGGGACTTGGCGCACTTAAACGAGTTAAACTACTTCGCTTCCAAAGCGGTGGGCGCGCGTGTCAGGCCAGACTAGCATACCAAAAGGCAGGCGCCCGTTGAGGTACTCCACGCACTTCCGCCGCCACGTACTGTAAAATGTAAACAGCACACCGGCGCCTACGCACGGTGATCATGGCGCGGGCGGCAGACTGGTCAGCCCTCCCCACGGAGCTCGTCAGCCACGTCGCCGACCTCTTCCTCGCCACCAGCGACGTCGACTACTACACGAGCCTCCGGGCGGGCTGGACCCCCGCTTCCGCCCCCATCGCTGGGTCATGCTCGACGAGCTCGACCGCAACGCCGGCTCCCGCCTCTTCCTCAACGTGAAGACCGGGCGCTTCCTACGGAGGGACATCCCCGCGCTCTACTACTGCTTCTacgtcgccgccgccgacggCCTGCTCATGCTGCTCGCGAGCAACAGCGAGACCAGGCTCTGCATCCTCAACCCCATCACCAGCTCCGTAGTCCGGTTCCACGCGACCGTCGACGTGCAGCCCCGGGACATTGGCTTGGCCGTGGCCGGCTCCTCGCCGATGGTGCTCACCATCTTCTCCAGCCCAAGCCACGGCGCGTGTTTCGAGCCCACCGTCCCCGGTGTCAACCCGTCGTCCCCGCCGGTGTTCACGACCGCGCCAACCCTCGACAGCTTCACCTCCGTGGTGGTGTTCCAAGGCCGCGTGTACGCCGCGGACCGTGCTGGATCGGTCGCGGTTGTGGAGTACACTGGGCCTGACACGACGCCCGAGATCAccgtcctcgtcgccggcgaccggCTGGCGAATACTTACACGTTCCTCGTCGACAGCGCCGGGGACGAGCTGTTGCTGGTACGCGCATCGTCGACGACCGCCACCGGCCGCAGCATTTAGGTCTTCAGAGTGAACCTCGGGACGAACTCTCTGGAGCCGGCCAGGACCATCGGGAACCGCGCTCTCGTCCTCGGTGTCCAGTCCATCTCCGTCGACGTCGGAAATGTCCCCGACTTGGAAGGGAACTGCGTCTATTATGGCAACGGCTTGTTCCGGCAGACGGAGATGTGCGTGTACCGCATCAACGACGGCAGTGAGGAGGTACTGGCCGCGCACCCCTCGGACGAGGAGCGGCATCGTGGGCAGGGCCGTGTGTTCCCCTTGCCCCTGGCCCAAATTCTCGTGATCTCCGCGTGGCCTTTCCGTGATAGTGATTTAGAAGGTTGGTGAATGGATTCTCGAAAAAAAATTAGAAGGTTGGTGAATTTGTTTGAACGGGCTTTCGCATTTCCTTAGGAATCTTGATGAATTATGCTGATATTTGATTGATTTTACCTTTGTTTGTACTATACTCCTGTGGAATAGTACCAAAATAAACACAACGATTCTGCAACAAACTACAATGGTCGACCGGCCCAACCTTCCTCGCGCGACGGCACCGGGAAGCTGCAGCTGTGCTACGGGGAACGGCCGAAGCTTCCAGTGGTGAACACAACCCGTCAGGGTTGCTGCAACCGCGACGCCCCCACACTAGAATCGATACCCGCCGTTGCTGCAACTGGCTAAGACGGAGCAGCAACTGGCGGCATGTTGTGACTTGTGGGATGATTGGCTGGAACCGGCAACATGTTTGCTGCATAAAGGGCGGAACCATTAGGGGCACCAGTGCTATAACCGTCGAGCTGGCGAACTGCGTCAACGAGCCAATGAGCGGCACCACAGAGCTGCAAATGGGAGGCTGTGGGGGTGAGgtgcactacaagaaatatgtcaactagtgaccttctgtcagtgaccctggaagaattggtcatggatctatgaccatttcagaccaattggtcaaaagctgttcggggggctccaaaccctaaactataacgaccattttggtcagaaaggtcgtaatttccttacacgaaatggtcataaagcagatagcactggtccgctgccttatttttagctgatcacgaccaatatagatggtcataaccttgtaaattgtggtgggttgctatgactaggcgccacctcatcagttttgcctatgtgtcatgttcatgtggcattttttgccccaggttgtgaagcaacctatatttctgtcattcctaAAATTCCCAAAAATATCTCATAAATTCTTTTGGTCATATCTccgtcaaatatgtaaaaaaccttccttgcctagttcaaaaataattcaataatattcattttcctattctattcagaacaacactttgtgaaggaccactttggcatgtccaaatagtatccattttctacagtgctttcctatgcccaaataaccatcctccaccaaatgccagctcaatccattcattattttgagcccagcttcaacattcgtatttatgtccagtgtggtactttgcaaagcaagtaccacctaggctcctccttttgagctaaaaatttgtgaagacggtcttcttagtaactgatcatcctcagccaaaactcacgcccattagccatgtacatttcccgtaccgctaatcaaacacttggctgctaattcatgtttgagcatcgatcggtctcctcatgagaatcttatgttgtaattttcttcctagcacctacctggggagtgcccaacccactagacatgcctaggccgcccagaacacaTGGAAACGCCGCGGTCatgcggtgaccacgcggcgggcatgcgagtttacgcgctctagagttggggccctcggccaccacccaaacctcgacgtatcgccaccaaaccatgtatttatggttaaataggtacttatgtaactagaaatgatttttggaaaaaataaatagcaaactatgaggcagccgcagttcaaatttgacccgcttccaactgaatcggcgtaaatttgtctttttcatgagaggtggatcaaaactttttacacccaaccattttgtcaattgtgcattaaatatgtcctagtattttagaaaattgatttggtccaattttgcaacaattatttgtgaggtccttcacaaaaaaacctcattttaggcactcgaaaaatggaaaatggttttctcgtccaaagaaaatgaaaacttccttaggcaacattgtttgccattccaatatgcactcttgtgcacaatatgagatcatttgaactaactatgccatgaatgtggccataagattgatcatttggcttgaaagccattgatccacacgtgatagctcgtttctgagaacacttttttaaaataatcgccctattacaagtttgttatttttcctgggaacttggccacatataatgacacaatgcgaaggtttcccaattatttgaattttttatgcccgtttcaaaatgcggtcaaaacggcgggaatggccattcgtagctagtggttgaatcttggaaaacttttgatgtttctctaattaaatagatacttatgtacctataaatgatttttggaaaaaataaatagcaaactatgaggcagccgcagttcaaatttgacccgcttccacctgaatcggcggaaatttgtctttttcaccagaggtggatcaaaactttttacacgcAACCATTTgatcaattgtgcattaaatatgtcctagtgttttagaaaattgatttggtccaattttgcaacaattatttgggaggtccttcacaaaagacctccttttgggcactcaaaaaatggaaaatggttttttcgtccaaagaaaatgaaaacttccttagggaacattgtttgccattccaatatgcgcccttgtgcacaatatgagatcatttgaacaaactatgccatgaatgtggccataagattgatcatttggcttgaaagccattgatctccacacgtgatagctcgtttctcagaacattttttaaaaataattgcagtattacaagtttgttatttttcctggtaacttggccacatataatgacacaatgcgaaggtttcccaatttttttgattttttttgaattttttatgcccgtttcaaaatgcggtcaaaatggCGGGAATAACCGTTCCttgctagtggttgaatcttggaattttttggtgtttctctaattaaatagatacttatgtacctagaaatgatttttggaaaaaataaagagcaaactacgaggtagctacagttcaaatttgacccgcttcctactaaaTCGGCGGAACTTCTTAAATATTGCATGCTGAAGTAAACTGAAATGTGCAGCGCAGTACATTACCAGAAGCAGACTGGCCATGGACTCAATCATTCTTTGTGATTACAGTTTGACTGTATCTCCAATGCACTCAATCATTCTTTGTGATTACAGTTTGACTGTATCTCCAGCATTGACAAATACCATTGCTTGTTCAAATTTATACTGGAGTTGCTTGTTCAAATTTATACTGGAGTTGCTTGTTCAACATTGATAAAATGTCATTGCTTGTTTAAGGACTCCACTAAACTGGATTGTAAAATATTCATTTTGCTCCTAGTGTCCATTTAGCAGTTTTTTTACTATGTTCCTACCAAGATGATTCAACCATTTGTTTGTTTTCCTGCAGCGAAGTGCGGCTGGACGACCGAGGCTGCTATTCTGCCTTGATCTGCACACAAAGAGTTCCTAGACCTGACTTGAAGCAAGGATACCTGCGGCTGCAAGCCAACAATATCTGAAGACGGGTGCTGCTTGTCTATGTTCTCAGCATAACTATAGGCTGCCATGTCTTTTCCACTTTCCTTTTCGCTTTCTGTAATGCTAACTTGACGGTCAGCCTATAGTTATGCGAAGAACATCGGCAAGAAGCACCTGTCTTCAGACATACACTGCCATGTCTTGTTCCATTAATCACCTAGTCCTCCTGTTAGTGACATTCATCTAGTATTTTATTTTGCAAATCATGCAATGGTTTGGAGTACTTGATCATGGCCTGATGGAACCTACATGTCGTGGTTTACACATTTACACATTCATGGTTTCCTCTGTTGTTTGTAATTGTTCTGGTTAACTATGCTAGTAGATATCGCGTGGGATCTGTAGCTGGTGTCTGTTGTGCATGTCCTCTTTGACGAGTTCATTCATTGAAAAATATTTCTTGATAAGTTGCTTTCTGTCCAAATGCATACTACTATTTCTGATGCTTTCTATACTTTAGCTGGTGTCTGTTGTGACATCTTTCTATACTTTAGAACTACCACTTATCATGTTGCTTATTTCTGATGCTTTCTAAGTTGGTATTATATTTCAGCAGTACTTGATTCCCTTTTCAAATTGTTGTTGCCATGTGGTTGTCCTTCCCGTTAGTTCATGTGAAATTTGGATTTTAAGATTATGGCTTAATATGTTGTCTCATGCTGTTGATTTCACTTGTGCAGAATCTATTGACTAATCTTGACAAGTTTTGCTCTGCTGACCGCCCATGCTGCTGCTCTTTGTGGTAAGAGTCCTTGATTGCTGAAGTGCATGTCTCGACTTGACTGTGCTTACGATTATGGGTTTACTCAAGTTATACCAAGGGCAGTAAACCATACAATGTTCCTTTGTTTGTACTTGCTAGTATTAAATTTATGCTCCTTGGAAAGTGCTGGTATTAGATATACCAAGTACCAACCAGACAAGGCTAAAGTATAGCCGATCAGGCTTGCACTGCCCCTGAGTGATGCAAACCTATAGTGGTTCTtctatactccctccgttcggaattacttgtctcggaaatggatgtatctagaactaaaatacgtctagatacattcatttctgcGACAAATaattctgaacggagggagtagttcctTAATCTACTGACTGATTTCTAGTAAAGCTAATATACACATTTGTTGGCTCTGTTAATGGCTATTTTATCAGAATGGTGGGTGTGTACTTTTGTAATTTGGTGGTTGTTCTAACATTTGTTATCAACTCATGTCATATACTAATGTCATCACTTTAATTCCTGGGTTTCACATTAGAAGATAATCATGGTTTTGCTGTATCACCATATTTACCAGGTCCACGACGGCGTCTGGTCCGTCGAGTCCTTCTGCAGCCGCTGCCGCTCCTCCTTCCACAGCTTGGGTGGGACTCGTCGGATCGGCCTCCTCATTTCCCATTTCAGGTAGTACATCCTTCTTGCTCGAATCTACTATTTGATCTGCCTGCACATCTCTCGCTCCGGCGCAGAATTGATGGGTTCTTCCTGGATTCTTGTGTAATGAGCTCTTCTTTTTGTAGTACTTCTGTAATGGTATTCAGAAATAAAATTCATATGTTTCTATATATGTTCTTTTAGATAAGTATGTCAATACATAACTAGTATTGTAAATGGTGTGACGCGGTTCTAAATATAAATGCAAATAGCTTGTGAATGTCAATCTCATGTATCAGGGTCCTGTTCCTGTAAACCTTATGTAAAGCTAAAATTCTTGCTGTGTGCAGGGCGGCTAGTGATGCAGCAAACCAAGCAGTAGCAGGCTCACCAAGCAGCAGCAGGGGGAGGGTGTCTCTCGAACGTCGCCGCTGCCACTCATTGCTACTGTCACTGATTAATGATGGATGATCGCTGTTAGTTTAGCTTGGCCGCTGTTAGTTTAGCTCCTTTGTAGTCCCTCCCTCTCTTGCAAGCGTGTAGAAATAGAAATGGTAGCTGTAGTCCCATGTAGCTGTAGTTCCTGTACTCGGTCTGCCATTTGTTGCTTCATTTCTATGTTAATTCAGTCTCTGTTGAATGTATCTACTGTCTACTGTTGTGGCTGTTGAAAGAATCCTTTGTGTTGAAAGAAATGAAATGGTTTGGATACATACGTACATGCTAAGATGTAAGCTGGAATAGCCATCTGCCCTTTTGATGTCAAGCTTCTAAATGCATGTTGTGGAGGCCCAAAATGGACTGGATTGTAAAAGGGCCGAGGCCCAAAAAAGAAATGAATTATAGAAGGCTACGTCCTAGAAAATAAAATGGGCCAGGCCCATGAAACCAACAAAAAATTGATGAAAAAAAACACAAATAGGCTGCATTAATGGGCTCGGCCCATGTAAAACACCGAATCGGACCGGGCTGAATCTTGTTAGTGACCTTTtcaattggtcgcaattttgccacgCCAGATTgacacgtcggatccgacgtggcctgggcagacagccagtgaccaaaacaaaaggtcatgggttcaacgaccttttgttttggttgtaaacgtctacgaccttctcacagagaaagttgctaatttcagtttacgactgccagcttttgaccttctgtttttggtcacaaaaaggtcgcaaatgaaaaactatGACCTTTTAGTGgccaatagtgagggtcacaagttgacatatttcttgtagtggtgGGGGGTGACGAGGCGCTACAGGAATATGCTACTGGAGCAAGAAGAAGAGGCCACGTGCGGAGCGTAGCAGCTGAATCGTGTGTATCATGGGGTGCACGGCGACCGTCCGAAATTTAGGTTGTCGTCTGGCACGTAGTGTTCACCTATTACTCCTAAAGTTCAAACTAAGATATGTGAACACACTCTATGAAGGATGACCGGGGGGGTGATTGATGGGGGTAGCCTAGGGTTGGGATGACTGATGGGGGTAACCGAAGCCGAGGGTTGATTCTAACTAGCATGTGCCCGACATGTGCCATCTTTTTTGCACACCATTAACGACCATTTTCCTTATTACCTCATTTATCTCTTCGGGCACTGTATCCTCTCCCTCTTCCAATTTCCGCAAATAATGATCCGAATATCTAATAACCTAAAAGTTTTCTAAGATCCGTTGGAAGTCAACCTTAAGTTTCCTTGAACGTTGACAAAGATTTGTTGGAACTACTTATATGTTAGTTGAAAGTTCGAAAACATTGGTTGAAAGCTTTATTATTACTAGCATGTTGATCAAATTAACCGAAATCATATAATTACGTGAAAAATTCTTTCTTGAAGAGGGAAAGCGGGGGGTGGTTGCTCGCTCCGACACCGCCTTTTTGGGTTGTTGGAACGTAATCACTTGTCTTCTCCAACCATCTCTTAATTTTTTTTGCGAATGCCAACCATCTCTTATCTCATCGAGAGGAGGTTCGAAACTCTCATGCTTTCAACGTAAATTAAGACAAACTCGTGTATGAAACACAAGAAAGAAAGAGTAAAACATTTGTACGGAGCTATGCTCCTTGATGTCGGCGGCTTGGGATCTTTAAATAGAGAGAATTCCTTATTTAACATTGGCTTAATTCTTTTGCCATATTTGACACCGGAAAACTTTTTCTTCCTTATCTAACAACAATGCTAAAATTTGTTCCCGTTGTGACACTTCCATCTATTTTGAGTACTAACAGTTTTAAATGACACATGAAAAGATGATTTTACCCCTGATACAACTTGTGACCAAAATCATTCACATGAGAAGCAATAACTTTTTCCAGTTGTTAATTGCAAAATTGGGCAGAACCTCCCCTGTAAACATGCAGAAAATTCATATCTCCACACACAATTATTTCAAAATTTAATTCAAAAATTGGGCAGAACCTCCCCTATAATTTGATGCCCTATCCTCTCGACACAATTCAGATATACATAATTCAACACACAATTTTCAAATTTGCCAATGGCATGAAACACAAACATCCAGACTCACAtccaagtacacatatatgactTACAACAAATCCATGTTCACATATATGAGTTCAAGTCCGCACATACATCATATTAGCAGCCCAAAAGTGTTTCAAATCATATCTAGGTTCACATACATAGTCCAAGTCCATAATATATGCATGACATGAGTAGCACAAAAGTGACTTTAGGTTCACATACACAAGTCCAAGTCCACACAACATGACACGAGCAGTAACAAAAGTGACTTTAGGTTCACATACACGAGTCCAAGTCCACACAACATGACATGAGCAGCAACAAAAGTGACTTTAAGTGACATAAATTAGATAAAGTTCACGAACCGAGCCTTCTTTTGCTTCTTGTGCTCATTGCAGGGCTGGCTAGGTAAGACTTTTTGCTTCTAGTGCCCATTGCAGGGCTGTCAAAAGGCACCTTAGGACCATTTTGATCCTTTTTAGTAAGCTCCATCTTCCTTGTAGCCCTTAAAATAACAATATGGTTGTCAAATTGCAGTGCATGTATGCCAGCAGTACATATGGATAATATTTGATGCATGTATGGCAGCAAACAACAACATTAACTATGCATAATATGTGATATTAAAATTCAGAATCAGGAAAGTTCACCTTTTTCCCCCTTTCGCATTTCTCTTGTTTGTAGTATCATCCTCATGTTCTATATTGTTGTCAGGTTCGCTATCACTATGCCACTCGGTGATAGGCTCATATGGTTCAGAGGGATCAGAATATGCAATGATCATATGCAGCACCTTTGTCTCCGAGTGTTTTTCAAACATAAGCATCAAATCTTGGTCAGATTTTACTTCTGGACAGGTTTTAAGATCACCATCATAATACTGCACATGTGCAACTTCCATATAACGCGGCGGGTACTGCTTTACAATTGATTCAACCAAATCCTTATAATTTGTGAAGTCACAATTGACGACCTTCTCAAAATAAAAACATCGTATGTCCTTCCGAGCTTTTTTTGGATTGCCAAACAATTTAATTATAAGCAAATAACTTGAATTTGGATCCATCCTGTGAATTAAGAAGACAATTTTGCATCAAACCTATGCATGAGTATTG
This genomic window contains:
- the LOC109754865 gene encoding uncharacterized protein gives rise to the protein MDGGVSADGDNAREDNQGAADGSGLGAAVDPALVANGDGGAASEEVSVEGAAKGADGIASAVGGGSTVAGMGQGAAVAGDSTAGVAKDSGQGTVRPVSASASDQGTTRLSSATWPCPDRMDPNSSYLLIIKLFGNPKKARKDIRCFYFEKVVNCDFTNYKDLVESIVKQYPPRYMEVAHVQYYDGDLKTCPEVKSDQDLMLMFEKHSETKVLHMIIAYSDPSEPYEPITEWHSDSEPDNNIEHEDDTTNKRNAKGGKRATRKMELTKKDQNGPKVPFDSPAMGTRSKKSYLASPAMSTRSKRRLGS